Proteins encoded within one genomic window of Hermetia illucens chromosome 2, iHerIll2.2.curated.20191125, whole genome shotgun sequence:
- the LOC119649440 gene encoding uncharacterized protein LOC119649440 isoform X1, whose translation MNRRCCSLCLPKMPPSQHMDHIAWSPGQEMKPPLKGHGIDDNIDVMYAKLVDVIGIMFFALVMMFKFWIKAALYVIWSFHALRKADREIQITLVFMAILILSSITFNTVFGKRYSVRCS comes from the exons ATGAATCGACGGTGCTGCAGTTTGTGTTTGCCTAAAATGCCTCCTTCGCAACACATGGATCACATAGCCTGGTCACCGGGACAAGAAATGAAACCCCCGCTAAAAGGACACGGAATTGACGATAATATTGACGTTATGTACGCAAAATTAGTTGATGTTATAGGCATCATGTT TTTTGCCTTGGTAATGATGTTCAAATTCTGGATCAAGGCCGCACTATATGTGATCTGGAGCTTCCACGCTTTGAGAAAGGCTGACAG ggaAATACAGATCACTCTAGTGTTCATGGCTATTCTTATCTTATCCTCAATAACTTTTAATACTGTTTTCGGTAAACGCTATTCGGTACGTTGCAGTTAA
- the LOC119649440 gene encoding uncharacterized protein LOC119649440 isoform X2, whose protein sequence is MNRRCCSLCLPKMPPSQHMDHIAWSPGQEMKPPLKGHGIDDNIDVIFALVMMFKFWIKAALYVIWSFHALRKADREIQITLVFMAILILSSITFNTVFGKRYSVRCS, encoded by the exons ATGAATCGACGGTGCTGCAGTTTGTGTTTGCCTAAAATGCCTCCTTCGCAACACATGGATCACATAGCCTGGTCACCGGGACAAGAAATGAAACCCCCGCTAAAAGGACACGGAATTGACGATAATATTGACGTTAT TTTTGCCTTGGTAATGATGTTCAAATTCTGGATCAAGGCCGCACTATATGTGATCTGGAGCTTCCACGCTTTGAGAAAGGCTGACAG ggaAATACAGATCACTCTAGTGTTCATGGCTATTCTTATCTTATCCTCAATAACTTTTAATACTGTTTTCGGTAAACGCTATTCGGTACGTTGCAGTTAA